The Kluyvera intermedia genome window below encodes:
- the coaA gene encoding type I pantothenate kinase, whose amino-acid sequence MKKQEQTLMTPYLQFNRSQWAALRDSVPMTLTEGEITRLKGINEDLSLEEVAEIYLPLSRLLNFYISSNLRRQAVLEQFLGTNGQRIPYIISIAGSVAVGKSTTARVLQALLSRWPEHRRVELITTDGFLHPNEVLKERGLMKKKGFPQSYDMHRLVKFVSDLKSGVPDVTAPVYSHLIYDVIPDGDKTVTHPDILILEGLNVLQSGMDYPHDPHHVFVSDFVDFSIYVDAPVDQLKSWYINRFLKFREGAFTDPDSYFHNYAQLSKEEAINIATSLWNEINLRNLNENILPTRERASLIMTKSANHSVEQVRLRK is encoded by the coding sequence ATGAAAAAACAAGAGCAAACGTTAATGACACCTTATCTACAGTTCAATCGTAGCCAGTGGGCGGCGCTGCGTGATTCAGTGCCAATGACCCTGACTGAAGGGGAAATTACGCGCCTGAAAGGTATCAACGAAGATTTGTCGCTTGAAGAAGTGGCAGAGATCTATTTGCCTTTATCACGCCTACTGAACTTCTATATAAGTTCTAACCTGCGTCGCCAGGCGGTACTGGAGCAATTCCTCGGTACCAACGGTCAACGTATACCTTATATCATCAGCATTGCTGGCAGCGTGGCTGTTGGCAAAAGCACGACTGCCCGTGTATTACAGGCACTGCTTAGCCGCTGGCCTGAACATCGCCGTGTCGAGCTCATCACCACCGATGGCTTCCTGCACCCTAACGAAGTGCTAAAAGAACGTGGGTTGATGAAGAAAAAGGGCTTCCCGCAGTCTTATGATATGCATCGATTGGTCAAATTCGTTTCTGACCTGAAGTCAGGGGTGCCTGATGTCACTGCACCGGTTTATTCCCATCTTATTTATGATGTTATTCCCGACGGTGATAAGACAGTCACTCACCCAGATATTTTAATCCTTGAAGGATTAAATGTCTTACAAAGCGGAATGGACTATCCACACGATCCACATCATGTATTTGTATCCGATTTTGTTGATTTCTCTATTTATGTGGATGCTCCAGTAGATCAGTTAAAATCCTGGTATATCAACAGATTCTTGAAATTCCGCGAAGGTGCATTTACAGACCCTGATTCCTATTTCCATAACTATGCTCAGCTTTCAAAAGAGGAAGCAATTAACATTGCAACATCGCTATGGAATGAGATTAACTTACGGAATTTGAACGAAAATATCCTACCAACTCGTGAGC